The Sphingomonas sp. HF-S4 sequence GCGACTTCGCCGATCAGCCCCGAACTGCGTGCCATCGCGGCGGTGCCCTCCCGCATGTTCATGGACTTGAGCGCGAGATAGGCAAGGCGCTTGTCGCTGAAGCCCATCGACTTGAGCTTGCGCATCCCCGCCGCGTCCTGCGGCAGACCGCCGCGGCACACCGTCTCCTCCGCCGCGACGATCTCCGCGATCCGCTCGAGGAACCACGGGTCATACGCCGTCAGCGCCTGCACCTCGGCGACGGTGAAGCCCTCGCGCAGCGCCTGCGCGGCGATCAGCAGCCGGTCGGGCGAGCGCACCGCCAGCGCCGCCTCGATCACGTCGCGCGGCGCGCCGGCCAGCCGGTCGACCTGGTTGAAGCCGCTCAGCCCGGTTTCCAGCCCCCGCAGCGCCTTCTGCATCGATTCGTGGATGTTGCGGCCGATCGCCATGACCTCGCCCACCGACTTCATTGCCGTGCCGAGCGTCGCCTCGGCGCCCTTGAACTTCTCGAACGCGAAGCGCGGGATCTTGGTAACGACGTAATCGATCGTCGGCTCGAAGCTCGCCGGGGTCGCCCCGGTGATGTCGTTCATGATCTCGTCGAGCGTGTAGCCCACCGCCAGCTTGGCCGCGACCTTGGCGATCGGGAAGCCGGTAGCCTTGGAAGCCAGCGCCGACGAGCGCGATACGCGCGGGTTCATCTCGATGACGATCAAGCGACCGTCCTTCGGATTGACTGCGAACTGCACGTTCGAACCGCCGGTTTCGACGCCGATTTCCCGGAGCACCGCGATCGATGCATTACGCATGATCTGGTATTCCTTGTCGGTCAGCGTCAGCGCTGGGGCGACGGTGATCGAGTCGCCGGTATGCGTGCCCATCGCGTCGATATTCTCGATGCTGCAGATGATGATGGCGTTGTCCGCGCGGTCGCGGACCACCTCCATCTCATATTCCTTCCAGCCGAGCAGCGATTCCTCGATCAGCACTTCGGTGGTCGGCGACAGGTCGAGCCCGCTGCGCACGATCGCGATGAATTCCTCGCGATTATACGCGATGCCGCCGCCCGATCCGCCCATCGTGAAGCTCGGGCGGATGATCGCCGGCAGCCCGACATGCTCGAGCGCCGCCAGCGCCTCGGCCTCGCTATGCGCGATCGCCGAGCGGGCGCTTTCGAGCCCGATCTTGGTCATCGCATCCTTGAACTTCAGCCGGTCCTCGGCCTTGTCGATCGCCTCGGCATCCGCACCGATCATGATGCAGCCGAACTTCTCCAGCGTGCCGTCATTGGCGAGTGCCAGCGCGGTGTTGAGCGCAGTCTGCCCGCCCATCGTCGGCAGCACCGCATCGGGGCGCTCCTTCTCGATGATCTTGGCGACGATCGCCGGGGTGATCGGCTCGACATAGGTCGCGTCGGCGAGCTCGGGATCGGTCATGATCGTCGCCGGGTTCGAATTGACCAGGACGATACGATAGCCCTCTTCCTTGAGCGCCTTGATCGCCTGCGTGCCCGAATAGTCGAACTCGCAGGCCTGACCGATGACGATCGGACCGGCGCCGATGACGAGGATGGAGGAGATGTCGGTGCGTTTGGGCATCTAGTTCGGAATCGCTTTCAGCAACGGATCTTGGAGATTTCGACGACGTTCCCCGGATAGGTCTCGTCGAACCATTCGGCCTGAAGAGTCTCGGCCGTGAAAAGATCGAAATCCGACCAATGGTCCTCGGGGATCGCTTTGAGATATGCCATAAACTTGCGCTTGTCGGTGACGTCGCGCAGATCGATCATCATGCTTTCCAGACCCCGGCTGGGATCCAGTCGCAACGCATTGGGCTTGGCAAAGCGGGCCGCTTCACGCGCAATGCGATACATCGGACTGCCCGGCTTCTCCGCATGTTCGAATTCGACCATAAAGAGATATTTGGTGACGCAGGAAGAGCCGGTTTCGTTCACGCTGACCTGAATATCCGTCGCGTAGGCCGTTGTTGAAAACAACGCGGCAGCCATCGTGGCGCTGAGCAACCCAATATTGCACTTGATCACAGCAAACCTCCCAAATGACAAACGCATCAGCCCCGCGTCATCATCCCCACGAACTTCTCGAACAGATACAGGCTATCCTGCGGCCCCGGGCTGGCCTCGGGATGATACTGCACTGCGAATGCCGGCCGGTCGGTCAGCTCGAAGCCGGCGTTCGACCCGTCGAACAACGACACATGCGTCTCGCGCGCGTTTGCCGGCAGCGTCTCGCTCAGCACCGCGAAGCCGTGGTTCATGCTGGTGATCTCGACCGCGCCGTCGCTCAGCCGCTTGACCGGGTGGTTGGCGCCGCGATGCCCCTGGAACATCTTGCTGGTCTGCGCGCCCACCGCCAGCGCCATCAGCTGGTGGCCCAGGCAGATGCCGAACACCGGCTTGCCGCTGTCGAGCATCTGCCGGATCACCGGTGCGGCATATTCGGCGGTCGCGGCGGGGTCGCCCGGGCCGTTCGACAGGAAGAAGCCGTCTGGCGCGAACGACATCGCCTGCTCGAACGTCGCCGTCGCGGGCAGGACGGTTACTTCAGCCCCAGCGTTAACAATGTTCCGGAAGATATTGTGCTTGCTGCCATAATCGATCGCAACGACGTGTGGGCGTTTTGGCGCGTTCGCCTCACCTTTACTTACCTTTGAATAGCCGGCGCCCAGCTGCCAGGCGCCGCCTTCCCACCCGAAATGAGTCTCTGCGGTCACCGAAATGGCGAGGTCCATCCCCTCCAGCCCCGGCCACGCCCGCGCCATTTCGAGCAGCAGCGGAATGTCGAATTCGCCCGCAGCCGAATGCGCGATCACCCCGTTGGGCGCCCCGCCGGCGCGGATGCGCTTGGTCAGCGCGCGCGTGTCGATCCCCGACAGGCCGATCCGGGCGTGCTTCTTCATCCACATTTCGAGATGCTCGGTCGAGCGGAAATTGCTCGGCTCGGTGACGTCCTCGCGGACGATCATGCCCAGCGCGTGCGGGCTGTCCGCTTCGACATCGTCGGGGTTGGCGCCGACATTGCCGATGTGCGGAAAGGTGAAATTGATGATCTGCCCGGCAAAGGACGGGTCGGTCATGATCTCCTGATAGCCCGTCATCGCGGTGTGAAAGCACACTTCGCCGACGGCCTGCCCTTCGGCGCCGAATCCCCTGCCCCACACGACGTCGCCGGAGGCGAGCACCAAAACACCGGTGGCTCCGGCGGGCACAGACATGGGTTTGGCTTCGGCCATGTAAGGGTGGCGCTCCATTAGAAGTTGCGGCGATGTCGCTAAGTGGTGGCGGCTAGACCCCTGTCCGGCATCCGTCAACCGGTTCACGGATGCGCCGTTGTCGGCTAGGGCTGATCGCTTTCCGATTATCGAGAGACGACATGATTCGCGACGACATCAAGGCCGCGCAGATCGCCGCCATGAAGGCCGGTGACAAGGCAGCGCGCGGCGCCATCAGCCTGATCCAGGCCGCGATCAAGAATCGCGACATCGAGGCGCGCACCGGCAAGGCGCCCGAGGACGACGATGCGCTGGTGGTCGAAGTGCTCCAGAAGATGGTCAAGCAGCGCCGCGAATCGATCGAGATGTACACCAAGGGCGGGCGCCAGGAGCTCGCCGATGCCGAAGCCGCCGAAGTCGCGGTGATCGAACGCTTCCTGCCGCAGCAGATGAGCGAAGCCGAAACCGCCGCGGCGATCGAGGCGATCAAGGCCGAGCTGGGCGCGTCCGGCATGAAGGACATGGGCCGCGTGATGGCCGAGCTCAAGGCGCGGCATGCGACGACGCTGGACATGAGCAAGGCGAGCGCGGCGGTGAAGGCGGCGTTGAGCTGATGGCAAAGTCCCCTCCCGCTTGCGGGAGGGGTCGGGGGAGGGCTTGTTGGACAAGGGCTATAAGCGCCCCACTTCCCAAGCGCGCGATCTGCGCAATAATGCCACCCATGCCGAGCGTGCATTGTGGCTGCGTCTCAGCGCCCGCCAACGGCTCGGCGTTCGATTTAATCGCCAGGTGCCGATAGGCCCCTACATCTGCGACTTCGTATCGCGGTCAGCGATGCTCGTCATCGAAGTAGATGGCGGCCAGCACGACTGGCAAAGTGACCGGGATGCGACTCGGTCATGCTATCTCCAATCTCAGGGCTTCCAAGTGATCCGTTTCTGGAACAACGACGTTATGGAACGGATCGACGGCGTCGTGGCCGAAATCGAGCGCGTGCTTGGGGACAGGCCCTCCCCTAACCCCTCCCGCAAGCGGGAGGGGAACTCTTGAGCCTCACCCCCCAATTCCTCGACGAGCTCCGCGCGCGCACGCTCCTCTCGGGCCTCATCGCCAAGACGGTGAAGCTCCAGAAGGCCGGGCGCGAGTTCCGCGCGTGCTGCCCGTTCCACCAGGAAAAGACGCCGAGCTTCTACGTCAACGACGACAAGGGCTTTTACCACTGCTTCGGCTGCTCGGCGCATGGCGACGCGATCCGCTGGATGACCGACCAGCGTGGGCTGCCCTTCATCGATGCGGTGAAGGAGCTTGCCCAGGCCGCGGGGATGGAAATGCCCGAGCAGGACCGGCGATCGGCGGAAAAGGCCGAGCGTGCCAAGGGGCTGCACGAGGCGATGGCCGATGCTGCGACCTGGTTCGTTGAGAAACTGAACGGGATCGAAGGCGCCGAGGCGCGCAACGTCCTCAAGCGCCGCGGGGTGACCGAGGAAACCGCGCGGAGTTTCGGGCTCGGATTCGCCCCCGATTCGCGCGGCAAGCTCAAGGAAGCGCTCAAGAGCTATGGCGACGCGATGCTGGTCGAGGCCGGCATGCTGATCCAGGTCGAGGAGAAGGAGCCCTATGACCGCTTCCGCGGCCGGCTGATGATCCCGATCCGCGACGTTCGCGGCCGGACGATCGCGTTCGGCGGGCGGATCATCGGCGATGGCGAGCCCAAATACCTAAATTCGCCCGAGACGCCGCTCTTCGACAAGGGCCGCACGCTCTACAATCTAGATCGCGCCCAGGCGGCGGCGCGCAAGGCGAACCGGATCATCGCGGTCGAGGGCTATATGGACGTGATCGCGCTCGCCCAGACCGGGTTCGGCGAGGCGGTGGCGCCGCTCGGCACCGCGCTGACCGAACACCAGCTCGAGCGGCTGTGGCGCATTTCCGACGTGCCCCTGCTCTGCTTCGACGGCGATTCGGCCGGGCAGAAGGCGGCACTGCGTGCCGCGCACCGCGCGCTGCCGATGCTCCAGCCCGGCCGCAGCCTCGCCTTCGTGACGCTGCCCGACGGGCTCGATCCCGACGACATGGTCCGCAGCAAGGGGCCCGGCGCGTTCGAGGCGCTGCTCAAGGCGCCGCAGCCGCTGGTCGATCGGCTGTGGGAGAGCGAAGTCGCCGCCGAGCCGCTCGACACTCCCGAGCAGCGCGCCGGACTCAAGCGCCGGCTCACCGAGCTGGCAGGCGGCATCGCCGATCCGAACGTGAAGCACGAATATATCGCCGAATTCCGCGAGCGGATCGACACGCATCTCGGTCGCGGCCAGCGCGCGTTCGAGGCGCGAAGCCAGCGCAGCGGCCCCGCCCCTGCCCGCGGCAAGCGCGACAAAAGGGGCAATTGGCTGCCGCCCGAGGCGATGCCCGGCGCGACGATGCGCGGGGTGAATGCCGCCGGGCTCGATCCGATCCTGGCCAAGGCAGTGCTCGCCGGGCTGATCCGTCACCCGGCCGAGATCGCGCGGCACATGGAGGTGCTCGGCAGCCTGCGCAGCGCCTCGGGTGCGCTTGGCAAATTGTTCGAGGCGGTGATCGATGTCGCGCTCGAGGACCGGCAGCTTGATAGCGGCAAAGTCCTCACCATATTGGCGAGGTCCGGATTTGATTCTGTGGCGAGCGATCTCTTGAGAGCCGACACGCTGCCTTTCTCCTTCACCCGCAATCAGGCGGACGAAGCGAGGGCGCGCGAGGACCTGAACGAGGCGATCGCGGTTATGGTGGCACAGCCCGCGGTCGACGCGGCGCTGGCCGAGGCGACCGCGGCACTGGTTCGGGACGGTTCGGAAGAGGCGTTCACCCGCCAGGTGGCCCTTTCGCGCAAGCGTCAGGAGCTTCAGGCGCGCCTTGCGAATCTGATGCTTGCGGACGAAGAAGATTTCGATGATTAGAGGCGGCGTATAATAG is a genomic window containing:
- the carA gene encoding glutamine-hydrolyzing carbamoyl-phosphate synthase small subunit; its protein translation is MAEAKPMSVPAGATGVLVLASGDVVWGRGFGAEGQAVGEVCFHTAMTGYQEIMTDPSFAGQIINFTFPHIGNVGANPDDVEADSPHALGMIVREDVTEPSNFRSTEHLEMWMKKHARIGLSGIDTRALTKRIRAGGAPNGVIAHSAAGEFDIPLLLEMARAWPGLEGMDLAISVTAETHFGWEGGAWQLGAGYSKVSKGEANAPKRPHVVAIDYGSKHNIFRNIVNAGAEVTVLPATATFEQAMSFAPDGFFLSNGPGDPAATAEYAAPVIRQMLDSGKPVFGICLGHQLMALAVGAQTSKMFQGHRGANHPVKRLSDGAVEITSMNHGFAVLSETLPANARETHVSLFDGSNAGFELTDRPAFAVQYHPEASPGPQDSLYLFEKFVGMMTRG
- a CDS encoding GatB/YqeY domain-containing protein, giving the protein MIRDDIKAAQIAAMKAGDKAARGAISLIQAAIKNRDIEARTGKAPEDDDALVVEVLQKMVKQRRESIEMYTKGGRQELADAEAAEVAVIERFLPQQMSEAETAAAIEAIKAELGASGMKDMGRVMAELKARHATTLDMSKASAAVKAALS
- a CDS encoding endonuclease domain-containing protein, which gives rise to MDKGYKRPTSQARDLRNNATHAERALWLRLSARQRLGVRFNRQVPIGPYICDFVSRSAMLVIEVDGGQHDWQSDRDATRSCYLQSQGFQVIRFWNNDVMERIDGVVAEIERVLGDRPSPNPSRKREGNS
- the dnaG gene encoding DNA primase, translated to MSLTPQFLDELRARTLLSGLIAKTVKLQKAGREFRACCPFHQEKTPSFYVNDDKGFYHCFGCSAHGDAIRWMTDQRGLPFIDAVKELAQAAGMEMPEQDRRSAEKAERAKGLHEAMADAATWFVEKLNGIEGAEARNVLKRRGVTEETARSFGLGFAPDSRGKLKEALKSYGDAMLVEAGMLIQVEEKEPYDRFRGRLMIPIRDVRGRTIAFGGRIIGDGEPKYLNSPETPLFDKGRTLYNLDRAQAAARKANRIIAVEGYMDVIALAQTGFGEAVAPLGTALTEHQLERLWRISDVPLLCFDGDSAGQKAALRAAHRALPMLQPGRSLAFVTLPDGLDPDDMVRSKGPGAFEALLKAPQPLVDRLWESEVAAEPLDTPEQRAGLKRRLTELAGGIADPNVKHEYIAEFRERIDTHLGRGQRAFEARSQRSGPAPARGKRDKRGNWLPPEAMPGATMRGVNAAGLDPILAKAVLAGLIRHPAEIARHMEVLGSLRSASGALGKLFEAVIDVALEDRQLDSGKVLTILARSGFDSVASDLLRADTLPFSFTRNQADEARAREDLNEAIAVMVAQPAVDAALAEATAALVRDGSEEAFTRQVALSRKRQELQARLANLMLADEEDFDD